Below is a window of Synechococcus sp. PCC 7335 DNA.
GTAGAAGCCACAGCGAAGCGCAACCGTTGCGATTGCCGCCTCTTCGTTGAGTGAATGTTTCGCTTTTATCAGTTGGCATTGTTGTTTATAACGGTGAGGCGGTAGCCCTACTTGTTTGTGAAAGCAACGGATCAGGTAGTAGGGATTGAGATGCACCAGCGAGCCCAGCTCTTCCACCGTAATCGCTTCTGCGCAGTGGGCTTCAAGATATGCTCGGACTTGCTGAATCGCCTGATATTCACGCCTTGCAGGATGGTTGACTGCTGGCGGTCGAAGATGTCTAGATAACAACTGGGCCAAGAAGTGCAGAAGCGTAGTTTGTTGTGCTAATGTCCCAGCGGACACATCTATCAGAGAACAAAAAGCTCGCTGAAAAGCTTGTTGAAGCGAGGGGTCATCTACAACCATTTGCGAGAAGCAAGGCAGTTGGCTTTGCGCTGACTGGTCTAACTGAGTCAAAATCTGCCTTAGCGCAGAAGGGGTGATATAGATGTTCTGAAAGAACCAGCGGTCGCTATGGGACGCAACTTCTCCTGTATGGACTTCTGATGGATTGATGCAGTTAAAGCTACCGGGATGATGGTAGTGCCTCTGGCCTTGATGAATACACTGTCCAGTACCGCTACGGTTCATTCCGATTGTGTATTCATCGTGAAAATGCTTATCAAAGCGATGGCGATATAGTTGAGCTGCATAGCATTCAACCCCATGTAGAGGCGTTTTCCAAAGTTGAACTTCGTCTGCATGGTTGCTCACTCATCCCGGTCATAAGCTACAGGTAGTAGTTTAATCTTCTCTGTCTCACTACATACATTGGCAAGCTTGTACAACTGAGTGGGGATATACGATTCTCATCCTATGCACTATCGCAGAAACGAAGATTTTCGGAACGCTCATACGTACTAAATAGTTCGTTAACAATGTCTGAGATGTACATACAGAGGAAGTAGGAATTCACCCGACATACCCTCCTTCCACTAATCTTTAAGCAGTTCAGTTCTAAGGAAGACGTAGGCTGCAGATAGGGGTACGAGTAGTTTTGGAATAGTAACCTGTGCTGAGGCTGAAAACCTACAGTGAAAGGGGTTCAAAACTCGATTTTCTGAATAACTAAAAGTCATCGCTATGTACCAGTTAAATACCGGGCTAATTGGTACATAAAAATAGAACGGTATACCAAGGGTTTCAGCACCTCTCTACAAGATAGGTTTGATTGGTACAGATCTAAGGGACGTTTAGCGCAGGTTTCTGTTCCGATGATACTGAACCCCCTATACACGAGCCTACTTGAAACTTGATAGGCAGTCTCCTGAGTGTATTCAGAAGACTGCTTTACATCTGATTTTGTTGAATTCTAGTCTGGTTGCCATCAGACGGCACGATTAAGACTGAATTAGCTTGTGTGCTTTGTCCAAAAGAATTACCGCTTCTGAAGATTCAGGAGCGTTGCCAAGCACAATCTGGAGTAGACGGGAGATTCTTTGCGCCCATCGCGCCCAAAAAGAGCTGACTGGTAGGTTGTGCTGTGCTGCGATTGCGATCAAAGTATTCACTTTCCTATCTGTCGACGTTACTGACTCGGCCAGCGCTGTTGCCCGGTCAAACTGGTGCTGTTTGGCAAACTCAATGGCGGCGCACGACCGCAACCAGCCCGCTCGCTCAGGGTCCGATTCTGATAAAAGATCAATGATAGGCAGAACACCTTCAGGCTGACCAATCTCGCATAGAGCCGACCCGACACTAGACAATTCGCCTATTTGCTCCGCAATCTGCTGTGCCTGCACATACTGCTCAGTTTCTAAGTAGGCCCACATGATAGGTGTTAGCGAGAACTGCTCCAGCCCAATCGATTCAGCCACGCGGGTTGCCTCTTCTACCTGGCCGGCTCTAGCATAAGCCGTCGCGATGTCTGTGTAAGCTGTCTGACTCGTTTGAACATCGTTGATAGAGGCCGCTAGCTCCTTCGCCTGGTCAAACTTGCCTACTTCGGCATAGCCTCGCACAATCGTATTCTGCGCGAATTGGTGCGTAAGATTGGGCGCTATCTGAACCTCATCTGGTTCAAATTGGCGGGTAGAATTCTCAGAATGCTGAGACAGGCTAGCTTCAGCCGCCGCAAAGACTTCGGCTGCTTGAGCACTGCCTAGCTCGCTGTAAAGAACTGCCGCATCGATCCATTCACTGACTTCGTCTAGTGGCACGTCTAACGCCTGAATGTTGGCAACGACCTCATTAATAATAGCCAGTGCCTGTTCCGATTCACCTAGACTGATTAACAGCTTGGCCCTATCTAGCCTTTCATAGTTTTGGAATGTGCTGTCTAATTCGTCAGATGATAGGCGCTGTATAAGATTGCCTTCTTCAACTACAAAATTTGCGGCTTCAAAGTTGTCTTGTTGGATTAGGTGCGTTGCCATTGCCATGAGCAACCTATCTCGATAGTTAGGCTGGTCAAGTGCTTCGGTGTCCTGTTTGGCTTCCTGCTCAGCGCCTAGCTCAGCTGCTAGCTCAATGGCATCTGCCACTATACTATTCGCCTTGCGCTCTTGACCGTCCTCATAAAAATCGTTGGCAATTTTTACTAGAGTGATGGGTGCAAAAAAGCTATTGACTTGTTCTGCGACGTGCGCTGCTAGATCCAGATGACCTGCTTCGGCATACTCTAACGAGCGATTCAATAGGGATTCGCCGGGTGTTGTTCCACTACCTGCACAGTTTTCTAAATCACGCTTGGTTGCCATATCACGGGCCTGAGTGAGAAAGTCTTCTCCTTTCTCTAGCTGCCCTACGGTGCGATAGCCAACGCCAATTTTGAGCCATACATTCGCCTCAAAACAGTCTCCTCCTGCGTAGGTTTCTGCCTGTTCTAGGAGAGAAATTGCCTTTTCGGACTGCTCTGCGATCGCATAGCCAAACGCTAGGTCTGCCAGTTGCCGAGCCTGGCCGCGTTTGACTTGTTCAGTTGGCTGGGCTATTGCAGATAAGCCAGTTCCTATCAAGGTCAGCAACGCTAAACCGCCGCCTGCTGAAAGCCTTCCGATTGAAAACTTTGAAGAGAGTTTTGACATCACAAAATCACAAAAGTATGAGAATCGTTTATTGGCAAGCGTTTGTCTCTAGGCAGCTATAGCAAATGTTCTAGTAGATTAGGACATTTAATCAGAAGCGTTGCTTATCTGCTATGGGCTGTAGTCTTTAGTCTTTCGATAGGTATCTCAAGCAACGTTTAGACTATTGTAGGTGACAAAAACTGAACTTGTCACTTCGCTATTAAGCTAGCAATTACCCTAGAAAGAGTGTGCTGGCAATCGATCATCTTCTTTGAAATTTAACAATCTGTGTTGTTGTCAATTTACGCTATTACTTGGAAGGATGACGCCATTTGAACGGTTCTGAGGATGGCATAAGATAGGCTGCGACCAGGCTATCTTATGCATACAAAGTCAGAGACTATGCATTCTTTAGACGGGAACAGCTAGAAAACTGCGCTCGTAAAATGTACAGCATCTATAAAACGTTGAATGTCCCGACCTACCCGACTCCCCGCTAGTCCAGTAAACTCTACCTTCAAGCAGCATGATCAATGCGTCTAGGAGTAGCCGTCGCTTGGGTAAAAAGTCATTAGCAGGCATCGCGGGCATTGTGGCAGCGGCTACCTTGCTGAGCAAAGCATTTGGATATTTAAGACAGGCATCAATTCTAGCGGCCTTCGGGACGGGGCCAGTCACAGATGCTAATGCCGCTGCCTATGCATTACCTGCGTTCATGCTGGTTCTTTTAGGTGGTGTTAACGGCCCGTTTCACAGCGCCATCATCAGCGCGATCGCCAGAAAAAAGAGAGAGGAGGTCGCGCCGATTGTCGAGACGATTACCACTATCGTTGGTATCGTCTTAGCCGGTGTAACTGTTGCTATCATTCTGTTTGCACCCGCCGTAATCGATCTCTTTGCGCCTGGTTTCGGAGAAACGGATGTCGGCCTGCTGGTGACGCGGCCTATCGCGATCGCCATGCTGCGAGTCATGGCACCAATTGCTGTTTTTGCTGGCTTCATTGGCATCGGGTTCGGCAGTCTCAACGCGGACGATCAGTACTGGCTTCCATCTGTTAGTCCCCTTCTTTCTAGCGTTACGGTTGTTTTGGGACTGCTCATCTTACGATTAGTACTAGGTGAACAGATTAGCGATCCTAGTTACTTCATGACTGGCGGTATAGTCGTTGCCGGAGGAACACTGACAGGCGCTATGCTTCAGTGGCTCGTCCAGGTTCCCGCGCTGGCGAAGTCTGGCCTGGGGCGTCTGCGACTTCGCTTCGATATCCACAACCCCGGTGTTCGTGACGTGCTGAAGGTGCTGGTGCCTGCAACGCTCTCTTCTGGCACACTACAAATTAACGCGCTGACTGACTTGCGCTTTGCGACCTATATTCCTCAAGCACCAGCGGCGCTAGAGAGTGCCAGCCTCTTAGTTCTAGCCCCTTTAGGCATTATCTCTAATGTTGTTCTAGTTCCATTCTTTCCTGTTTTCTCAAGGCTGGCCGAGCCTGCGCTATGGCCAGACCTAAAGCTGCGAATTCGCCAAAGCTTGATGCTAGTAGCGCTCACGATGATGCCTATCAGCGCACTTATCATCACACTCGCGAGACCAATCGTTACCGTCGCCTACAGGTACGGGGCTTTTGACGAAGACTCCGTAGAGATAGTCTCTAGCCTTCTAATTGCTTACGGCATTGGAATGTTCGTCTACCTGGCACGAGACGTGATGGTTCGGGTATTCTACGCGCTTGGGGATGGACAAACACCCTTCAAAATTAGCTTGGTGAATATTGTGATTAACTTCGCCTTAGATTACGTCTTCCTCAAACTGATGGGCGCACCCGGCTTAGTCATCGCTACCGTTGGCGTTAATCTGGTTTCCTTGATAGCAATGACTATTCTACTCGCAAGAAAGATAGGCGGACTGCCACTTATTGAATGGACGGGTGCAATCACTACCGTCTTCGCTGTCAGTATGGTTAGCGGTCTCTCCTGCTGGCTAACGTTAGGTGGCCTCGCCAGCGTATTAGGGTCTGAAGGCTTCGTGACTAACTTAGTTCAGGTGTGTGTTGCTGGCGCTGTCGGTAGCACGACGTTCGTATTGATCGCAGTTGTTCTGAAGATTCCCGAAGCAGAGCTATTGATACAACAGGTACGTCAACGTTTCAGCCGTTAGGTAAAACTGATGAACAATGTAGTGTCAACCTTCTCTTACTTAAAACAGCTAAGAAAGAATTGCCTTATTGGAGAAATTCAGTTTCTAACGAAAGCTGGTTGTTTTACCAGTCTCACAACTTAGTCCTTTCTATACTCCCAGGAAATATGTCTCATTGAATGTCTCAAAATTACTGTCTCAATGCGTCTTAGAGACAGCGATACTCTCAACCTACTAACTGCTTGGTGACAAGCTCTACCGCATAAGTATCGTTCTCCAATGACCTCCGCAAATCAAAACGACTATGAAGCTCAGGTATTTGCTCTGAAAGTACCTTGCTCAGCTCTATAGTCACAGATTCGAGGGTGATCGCTTCCAGCGGTGCGTATGACGATATCAACACAGCTCTAAGGCGATCACTAATTCGGTGTTCTATCTTGAAGTCGGCTACGGTAACCGGCTCAAAAGAACGAAGCCAGTCTTCCATCTGAATTATGTATGAGCGTAGACTCTCTATCAACGACTGCGCGTAGAATAGCTCCCCACGCTTTGCTTTACGGAGGGCTTCATGGGCACAGGCTAGTGCCTTGCTGATTACTCGGCTGACTTCTGTCGTCTCTGGTGTTGGAAACGTTAGTAGCGCAGACCGATTAAGCAGCTCTTGTACCTGTCCAGTACGATCAAAAAGAATATCAGCAGCGAACCGAAGAGACGGCGAAGGCTCTAGTGTTTCTACATTCCAATAGAAAACATCAATCTTAAGGAAGGGGCGAAAGTGCGATACACAGTGTTGCGTTCCGCTACGCCACTCATTGAACAACCAGTTGCCCCAGAGAACAGGGATATCAAACTTCTCACTGACAAGACGTTCCTGTCCAGTGGGTGTAGCGACCACTCTCAGATCAATATCAGAGTAGGCATCGGCCGAACCATTAGGAATAGAACCAGCAACAAAAACACCTACTACATCTTGTTGTTGAGAGAAGTAAGCTGATGCCTGCTGAAGAAGTTGTGTCCTTTCTAAAACTAGCTGCTGCTGTGAGATCATAGTTACTTCTATACCGAATAGGCGCGATACTATGCAATCAAACTACACTTTTCTCTGCTTGCCTAGTTGCGAAGGGCGCAACTAGGCGAAGCGCCTGTGAGCACCTCATAGAATGAGCGCTTACGTTAAAGTCAAAATTCTTGCTTTAACGAATCTCGTCGAATGCAACCTCGATTGCAGCTTCTTTTTGTGGGTCAGCACCTTGAGCATACGCTAAGGGTGCTGCAACTTCGATCGTCGGCTCAATACCAGCGCCCTCTATACGTACATCACCGTCAACCTGGATGTCAGCTATAGCTAGATAAAGAATACTGCCATCATTCATAACGTACAAGTTGCCCTGCACAACTGCACCAGCCGTTTTAGTGCCAACGATAGGGCCGATGCCATGCTTACGAAATCCATAGGCTAAGATTTCCTTGCCACTTCGACTTCCTTCATTTACTAGCATCACGACTGGCTTACTCCAAGCAGAGCTAGCGGTGGAAGGCGGACGGTTGCGAGCCGTACCCGTTATCGCTATGTTTTGAGGTGTATAGAAGTTGAGATAGGAAGCAGAGGCCCCACCCCACCCATCTCTCAAATCGAGAGTGAAGCTATCCACATCTTTCAATTGGCCGTAGAGTAGCTCGTTCTTTAGCTGCTTGTGAAACTTTTCTCCTGCATATGACCAGAGGTGAACATAGCCTACTTTTTGGCCCGCTCGCTCAACAACGTCAACGCTCGCCTTCATCGCGTCCATGAACATTTCTGTTGTATCCAACATCTCTGGAACAACCACAATCTCCTCTTGAACGTTAGGTGATCGCTCAACTAAAATACTGGTTGGCTGGCCTACTTTCTCAAGGAATGACCCGATAGGATGAAACGGTTGCCCATCAACGCTGAGTAGCTTATCTCCTCTCATCAGTCCAGCTCCCTCAGCAGGACTACCGTCTAAGACAGCTTCGACGAAAGTTCCTGTGGCGGTTTGTTTTGTGAAGATACCGATGCCGCTGTACTGCGGCTTTCCGTCTGGTAAGTGGGTTTCTATCTGTGGCTGTAGGTCTGGTAGGAGCGGTAGAAAAATACCGAGTAGTTGATAGTATGCCTTATCCTCTGGCGTGTAGAAGTGCGTATGCGATGTCTGCAACGCAGAGAGCATCCGATTGATGACCTGAGCACGCTCCGTCTCTGACTGTGCCGCATCTGCCAATGGCTTGTACTGTGCTTTGGCAGCAAGCCAGTCAACACCGTTGAAATTAGGATCGTAGAAGTTGTCGTTCACCGTCTGCCAAACCTGTTCAAAGGGACTACTATCAGTTTGGCTAGCACTCGGAGCAGTAGTGACTAACAGCCCACTGAGAAAGAAGGTGACAGTACATAGCAGTAGAACGGAGAATCTACGAATACGAAGCATAGACAAGTCGCTGAGCGCTGGATATTAACTGCTGCCATAATACAACTGCTGTGATGTATGAGCCTGCTACGCTGACGTCTCAAAGACTGTCAGCTCTTGAGTTTAGGCGCAACTTGCCGATAGTAGGTAGAGCGACTACATCCTATCTGCTCACAAATTTTGTTGATCGTCAGTTCGCCTGCTTCAGCCAGTGCGATCGCCACCTTCACCTGGCTTTCGTCCAGCGCCTTCGGTCGGCCACCGTTACGGCCACGCGCACGCGCCGCTTTCAATCCTGCCATTGTTCGCTCTCTGATGAGGTTGCGCTCATACTCAGCCATTGCTCCAATTACAGAGAACACCATCTTTCCTGATGCAGTAGACGTATCGAAGCCATCTTGAATGCTATGAAAGTGTGCGCCGCGCTCCTTCAAGTACTCAACGATGCCTAGCAAATCTCTCAGCGAACGGCCCAGCCGATCCAGCTTCCAGATAACCAGAGTGTCCTTCTTTCTGATGTGTTCAAGCGCTTTATCTAGTCCAGGCCGCTCAGCCTTTGCTCCGCTCACCCCACGATCGCTATAGATCTTCTCGCAGCCTACCTGCTTCAGAGCATCCGTTTGCAGGTCTAAATTCTGGTCAACGGTCGAAACTCTGGCGTATCCTATTTTCACTGTCGCAAAACTCGCAAAGCGCCTCTGTTTTTGGGACTTTGATTATGACACAGCTTTTGGTACGCAAATATAGCTCAAAAAGCGGCTTTTTAGCGGTTTCGCTCAATAGTTCCAAAAACGGTGGTTTTGAGACAGTAGTACAGAATCTGATTATAAACTTACTCTGACGCCAAGGGGGCTGTTACTGATCCGTTATTCGCGTATTGCTTGAGCCACGCAATCGAAGCTTGTTTTACTTTCACTTATTAGTCATCGAAAGCCTCCGAATCCAGAGAAAAGAAGTGTGTAATCACTAACTCAGGTAATATCTCTATCTTTCTTACTAGAGCCTGGCGTTTTTTTAGCGATCCTCTGAAACATCTGAATTACAGTGGATTCAGGGATTGTCAATAAACTTTCACTGTTGAGAGCATGAACGAAAGAATAGGGGGTTTCCAGCCTCTCAATTGCATCAAATGTTAAAATCTGCCAGAGTCCAGTTTCTTATACACTCCGCTGCTTCGCTCTGTAGAACACTTGGCAGTGCTGCTAGTAAATTCGCGTCCCAAATACCATTGACTGTTTCTTACTTAGGGTAGTGTCTAACTCTAACAACTGTGGAACATATTGATAAATTACACTACAGGGTACTGTCGGA
It encodes the following:
- a CDS encoding AraC family transcriptional regulator, whose product is MSNHADEVQLWKTPLHGVECYAAQLYRHRFDKHFHDEYTIGMNRSGTGQCIHQGQRHYHHPGSFNCINPSEVHTGEVASHSDRWFFQNIYITPSALRQILTQLDQSAQSQLPCFSQMVVDDPSLQQAFQRAFCSLIDVSAGTLAQQTTLLHFLAQLLSRHLRPPAVNHPARREYQAIQQVRAYLEAHCAEAITVEELGSLVHLNPYYLIRCFHKQVGLPPHRYKQQCQLIKAKHSLNEEAAIATVALRCGFYDQSHLNRAFKKAYGLTPGQYRKAHR
- the murJ gene encoding murein biosynthesis integral membrane protein MurJ; this translates as MINASRSSRRLGKKSLAGIAGIVAAATLLSKAFGYLRQASILAAFGTGPVTDANAAAYALPAFMLVLLGGVNGPFHSAIISAIARKKREEVAPIVETITTIVGIVLAGVTVAIILFAPAVIDLFAPGFGETDVGLLVTRPIAIAMLRVMAPIAVFAGFIGIGFGSLNADDQYWLPSVSPLLSSVTVVLGLLILRLVLGEQISDPSYFMTGGIVVAGGTLTGAMLQWLVQVPALAKSGLGRLRLRFDIHNPGVRDVLKVLVPATLSSGTLQINALTDLRFATYIPQAPAALESASLLVLAPLGIISNVVLVPFFPVFSRLAEPALWPDLKLRIRQSLMLVALTMMPISALIITLARPIVTVAYRYGAFDEDSVEIVSSLLIAYGIGMFVYLARDVMVRVFYALGDGQTPFKISLVNIVINFALDYVFLKLMGAPGLVIATVGVNLVSLIAMTILLARKIGGLPLIEWTGAITTVFAVSMVSGLSCWLTLGGLASVLGSEGFVTNLVQVCVAGAVGSTTFVLIAVVLKIPEAELLIQQVRQRFSR
- a CDS encoding aminoglycoside 6-adenylyltransferase translates to MISQQQLVLERTQLLQQASAYFSQQQDVVGVFVAGSIPNGSADAYSDIDLRVVATPTGQERLVSEKFDIPVLWGNWLFNEWRSGTQHCVSHFRPFLKIDVFYWNVETLEPSPSLRFAADILFDRTGQVQELLNRSALLTFPTPETTEVSRVISKALACAHEALRKAKRGELFYAQSLIESLRSYIIQMEDWLRSFEPVTVADFKIEHRISDRLRAVLISSYAPLEAITLESVTIELSKVLSEQIPELHSRFDLRRSLENDTYAVELVTKQLVG
- a CDS encoding S41 family peptidase, which encodes MLRIRRFSVLLLCTVTFFLSGLLVTTAPSASQTDSSPFEQVWQTVNDNFYDPNFNGVDWLAAKAQYKPLADAAQSETERAQVINRMLSALQTSHTHFYTPEDKAYYQLLGIFLPLLPDLQPQIETHLPDGKPQYSGIGIFTKQTATGTFVEAVLDGSPAEGAGLMRGDKLLSVDGQPFHPIGSFLEKVGQPTSILVERSPNVQEEIVVVPEMLDTTEMFMDAMKASVDVVERAGQKVGYVHLWSYAGEKFHKQLKNELLYGQLKDVDSFTLDLRDGWGGASASYLNFYTPQNIAITGTARNRPPSTASSAWSKPVVMLVNEGSRSGKEILAYGFRKHGIGPIVGTKTAGAVVQGNLYVMNDGSILYLAIADIQVDGDVRIEGAGIEPTIEVAAPLAYAQGADPQKEAAIEVAFDEIR
- a CDS encoding recombinase family protein — encoded protein: MKIGYARVSTVDQNLDLQTDALKQVGCEKIYSDRGVSGAKAERPGLDKALEHIRKKDTLVIWKLDRLGRSLRDLLGIVEYLKERGAHFHSIQDGFDTSTASGKMVFSVIGAMAEYERNLIRERTMAGLKAARARGRNGGRPKALDESQVKVAIALAEAGELTINKICEQIGCSRSTYYRQVAPKLKS